In Niallia sp. FSL W8-0635, one genomic interval encodes:
- the acpS gene encoding holo-ACP synthase: MIKGTGIDITEIERIETLVQRKPNFAKRILTDKELEKYQKLAGHRKSEFLAGRFAAKEAFSKALGTGIGAKLSFLDIEIGYEEEGKPCILKPFSQGVHLSITHSKQYAFAQVIIEG, from the coding sequence ATGATTAAAGGGACAGGAATTGATATAACGGAAATAGAAAGAATAGAAACCTTGGTTCAAAGAAAGCCGAATTTTGCCAAGCGAATTTTGACTGATAAAGAATTGGAAAAGTATCAGAAACTGGCTGGTCATCGTAAAAGTGAATTTTTAGCAGGGAGATTTGCTGCCAAAGAAGCATTTTCAAAAGCACTTGGTACAGGGATAGGCGCAAAACTAAGTTTTTTGGATATTGAAATTGGCTATGAGGAGGAAGGGAAGCCTTGCATTCTAAAGCCTTTTTCTCAAGGTGTTCATTTATCTATCACTCATAGTAAACAATATGCCTTTGCACAAGTTATTATTGAAGGATGA
- a CDS encoding UDP-N-acetylmuramoyl-tripeptide--D-alanyl-D-alanine ligase, translated as MIKRTYAEIAKMAGSVDSFAQYADVQINGVTIDSRKIDAGQLFIPFKGERTDGHQYVADAIKQGAAAAFWQKDVPNPPENLPLIFVEDSLTAIQALAKSYLQQLSVKVVGITGSNGKTSTKDMTTSLLSLKYKVQKTEGNYNNHLGLPLTVLGLEEDTDIAVLEMGMSGRGEIDFLSRLAEPDIVVITNIGESHMQDLGSREGIAEAKLEILNGLKDKGRFVYFGDEPLLSSRMNDSIIDAKTFGMNPSNDLYPLQIKALDNGSAFHINKIADPFELPVLGNHNILNALAAMLVAEYFNIPFEEMNKGLQSLKLTNMRMELVEGNAGVKIINDAYNASPTSMLAAIDVLKKLPGYKQKIAVLGDMLELGDKEEDFHYEMGEHLEGIDYVLTYGKLGNFIAEGAKTVLPANHVFSFQDKQPLIETLASYLNEETVVLVKASRGMKLEEIVKAIQ; from the coding sequence GTGATTAAACGTACATATGCGGAAATAGCAAAAATGGCAGGAAGTGTGGATTCTTTCGCACAATATGCAGATGTTCAAATTAATGGAGTAACCATTGATTCCCGAAAAATTGACGCAGGACAATTATTTATTCCGTTTAAGGGAGAAAGAACGGATGGTCATCAATACGTGGCAGATGCGATTAAACAAGGAGCGGCTGCAGCATTTTGGCAAAAGGATGTTCCAAATCCACCAGAAAATCTTCCACTTATCTTTGTGGAGGATTCCTTAACTGCTATTCAAGCCCTTGCTAAAAGTTATCTTCAGCAATTAAGTGTAAAGGTAGTGGGAATTACAGGCAGTAATGGAAAAACATCTACAAAGGATATGACAACAAGTCTCCTTTCCTTAAAATATAAAGTACAAAAAACAGAAGGTAATTATAATAATCATCTTGGTCTTCCTTTAACAGTTCTTGGTTTAGAAGAGGATACAGATATTGCTGTATTAGAAATGGGAATGAGTGGTCGCGGAGAAATCGACTTTTTGAGCAGATTAGCAGAACCGGATATTGTTGTAATCACAAATATCGGCGAATCCCATATGCAAGATCTTGGTTCAAGAGAAGGAATTGCAGAGGCGAAGCTAGAAATTTTAAATGGATTGAAAGACAAAGGCAGATTTGTTTATTTTGGCGATGAACCCCTTCTTTCAAGTCGTATGAATGATAGTATCATTGATGCGAAAACCTTTGGGATGAATCCTTCTAATGATTTATACCCTCTTCAAATCAAAGCTCTGGACAATGGAAGTGCTTTTCATATTAACAAAATAGCTGATCCATTTGAATTGCCTGTTTTAGGAAACCATAATATTTTAAATGCCTTAGCAGCAATGCTTGTAGCAGAATATTTTAACATTCCATTTGAAGAAATGAATAAAGGGCTTCAATCCTTGAAGCTTACTAATATGCGCATGGAGTTAGTGGAAGGAAATGCTGGTGTGAAAATTATTAATGATGCCTATAATGCCAGTCCTACTTCGATGCTTGCAGCGATTGACGTTTTGAAGAAGCTGCCAGGTTATAAACAGAAAATTGCCGTCCTCGGTGATATGTTAGAGCTAGGGGATAAAGAAGAGGATTTTCATTATGAAATGGGAGAGCATCTAGAAGGAATAGATTACGTATTAACATATGGAAAGCTGGGTAATTTCATTGCAGAAGGGGCAAAAACAGTTCTTCCGGCAAATCACGTATTCTCTTTCCAAGATAAACAGCCATTAATAGAAACATTAGCTTCTTATTTAAATGAAGAGACAGTAGTTTTAGTGAAAGCCTCTAGAGGAATGAAGCTAGAGGAAATCGTGAAGGCTATCCAATAA
- a CDS encoding PH domain-containing protein, producing the protein MITVPRNRLSKKGITVWRLTGVISSLVMMGIGGVLITLAILFDWHVLISIATIIYLLIHVALTIGILPPIKWKRWRYEVRGDEIEIQQGVIVIKRTLIPMIRVQHVDMKQGPLLRKYGLATISISTAATIHEIPVLEVEEAEEIRHYISSKTKVAEEDV; encoded by the coding sequence TTGATTACGGTACCTCGAAATAGACTATCGAAAAAGGGGATAACGGTTTGGCGCTTAACAGGAGTGATATCATCTCTAGTTATGATGGGTATTGGTGGTGTTTTAATCACGCTGGCCATTCTTTTTGATTGGCATGTACTTATAAGTATAGCTACCATTATTTATCTGCTTATTCACGTCGCTCTTACAATTGGAATCCTACCACCTATTAAGTGGAAAAGGTGGAGATACGAAGTAAGAGGAGATGAAATTGAAATACAGCAAGGTGTCATCGTAATTAAACGAACATTAATTCCGATGATTCGGGTTCAGCATGTAGATATGAAGCAAGGACCATTGTTAAGAAAGTACGGACTTGCGACCATTTCTATTTCAACCGCTGCCACCATACATGAAATCCCTGTCCTTGAAGTAGAGGAGGCAGAGGAAATTAGACATTATATTTCCAGCAAAACGAAGGTGGCGGAAGAGGATGTTTGA
- the ndoA gene encoding type II toxin-antitoxin system endoribonuclease NdoA, with protein sequence MIVKRGDVYFADLSPVVGSEQGGVRPVLVIQNDIGNRFSPTVIIAAITAQIQKAKLPTHVEIDAKRYGFERDSVILLEQIRTIDKQRLTDKITHLDEEMMEKVDEALQISLGLIEF encoded by the coding sequence TTGATTGTCAAACGTGGTGACGTTTATTTTGCAGACCTATCCCCAGTTGTTGGTTCAGAGCAAGGCGGCGTCCGTCCTGTACTTGTCATTCAAAACGACATCGGGAATCGGTTCAGTCCCACAGTCATTATTGCAGCAATTACAGCCCAAATTCAAAAGGCTAAATTGCCGACTCATGTGGAAATTGATGCGAAGCGATATGGTTTTGAAAGAGATTCAGTAATTCTTTTAGAACAAATTCGTACGATAGATAAACAGAGGCTAACGGACAAAATTACTCATCTCGATGAGGAAATGATGGAAAAAGTCGATGAAGCTCTACAGATTAGTTTAGGTCTCATTGAATTTTAA
- a CDS encoding CopG family ribbon-helix-helix protein, whose protein sequence is MSESSATTEIMIKLPKHLLTELDGFVKQENVNRSEFIYQATKMYLRERKKRHIRESMRRGYMEMAKLNLSIASESFLAEYEAEHTVERLVSGG, encoded by the coding sequence GTGTCTGAATCCAGCGCAACGACAGAGATCATGATAAAATTACCAAAGCATTTGTTAACTGAATTGGACGGCTTCGTTAAGCAGGAAAATGTCAATCGTAGTGAATTTATTTATCAAGCAACGAAAATGTATCTTCGCGAACGGAAAAAGAGACATATCCGCGAATCGATGAGACGAGGATATATGGAGATGGCTAAATTGAATTTATCCATTGCATCAGAAAGCTTTCTCGCAGAATACGAGGCAGAGCATACAGTAGAACGTCTTGTAAGCGGAGGGTAA
- the alr gene encoding alanine racemase, translating to MNQEDTFYRDTWVEIDLDAIAFNVSELRKRLHPENKLIAVVKANGYGHGALQIAKSALQSGADYLAVAFLDEAIHLRKCGITAPILVLGASRPRDVMLAIKYSVTLTVYHMKWLEEAVLFLNEGTSLAIHLKLDTGMGRIGFRKEQEIQQVEELLINHPNIVVEGVFTHFATADEKNTSYFEKQIQRFKELLDAFSQLPTIIHCSNSAASLLYPDLQYNAVRMGISMYGLTPSLEIEPDLPYSLKEAFSLRTKLIQVKQLNKGDKVSYGATYEAEREEWIGTLPIGYADGWLRKLQGQEVLVDGIRVPIVGRICMDQCMIRLPYSLEPGTEITLIGKQKDEEISVNEIAAKLETINYEVTCMISSRVPRVYKKNGIFEETVNPLINELD from the coding sequence TTGAATCAAGAAGATACCTTTTATCGAGATACATGGGTGGAAATTGATCTTGATGCTATTGCATTTAATGTTAGTGAATTAAGAAAGAGATTACATCCTGAAAATAAATTAATAGCGGTAGTGAAAGCAAATGGATATGGGCATGGAGCTCTACAAATCGCAAAATCAGCCTTGCAGTCGGGGGCAGATTATTTAGCTGTAGCTTTTTTAGATGAAGCAATCCATTTAAGAAAATGTGGTATTACTGCACCTATTCTTGTTCTTGGAGCAAGCAGGCCACGTGATGTAATGCTGGCTATAAAATATTCGGTGACATTAACCGTTTACCATATGAAATGGTTAGAAGAAGCGGTTCTATTTTTGAACGAGGGTACTTCGTTAGCTATTCATTTAAAATTAGATACAGGTATGGGGAGAATAGGCTTTAGAAAGGAACAAGAGATTCAGCAGGTGGAAGAATTACTGATAAATCATCCAAATATTGTGGTGGAAGGAGTTTTTACTCATTTTGCGACAGCGGATGAAAAGAATACTTCTTACTTTGAGAAGCAAATTCAGCGTTTTAAGGAACTGCTTGATGCATTTTCGCAGCTGCCAACAATCATTCATTGCAGTAATAGTGCGGCAAGTCTTTTGTATCCGGATTTACAATACAATGCTGTTCGTATGGGAATTTCCATGTATGGATTAACACCATCCCTAGAGATTGAACCAGATTTGCCTTATTCCTTAAAAGAAGCTTTTTCCTTGCGCACAAAATTAATTCAAGTAAAGCAATTAAATAAAGGCGATAAAGTGAGTTATGGTGCCACGTATGAGGCAGAAAGAGAGGAATGGATTGGAACTTTACCAATTGGCTATGCGGACGGATGGTTGCGTAAACTGCAAGGGCAAGAGGTTCTTGTTGATGGAATAAGAGTACCAATTGTAGGGAGAATTTGCATGGACCAATGCATGATTAGGCTGCCTTACTCTTTAGAACCAGGTACAGAAATAACGCTGATTGGAAAGCAAAAGGATGAAGAGATCTCTGTCAATGAAATTGCAGCTAAATTAGAAACAATCAATTATGAAGTAACATGTATGATTTCCTCGAGAGTTCCAAGGGTGTATAAAAAAAATGGTATCTTTGAGGAAACCGTAAATCCTTTAATTAATGAGCTAGATTAA
- a CDS encoding rhomboid family intramembrane serine protease — MFTRRESFKEYITYYPIVSLILLIHLILFLLTNLPIFPNKQLLETMIGVNLYIVEGEWWRLITPIFIHGGFAHLLFNSFSIFLFGPGLERILGKFKFLFIYLVTGIAANIITLLIEPLTYVHLGSSGAIFGLFGYYISLVVFRKDIISQSNAQIITTIAVLSLIMTFLQPNINIVAHLFGFLTGLIIGSLSESKGKKIISSYKEEWYYLKQQLRRKKKPEAKSVIIWIIIFGLALIGFLSQ; from the coding sequence TTGTTTACCAGAAGAGAAAGCTTTAAAGAGTATATTACGTATTATCCTATCGTCTCCCTGATCTTACTCATTCATTTAATCCTATTTTTATTAACGAATCTGCCCATATTTCCTAATAAACAACTTTTAGAAACAATGATAGGGGTCAATCTATATATTGTAGAAGGAGAATGGTGGCGACTAATTACTCCTATTTTTATTCATGGAGGATTTGCTCATCTTTTATTTAACAGTTTTAGTATTTTCTTGTTTGGACCAGGATTAGAAAGAATCCTAGGCAAATTTAAATTCCTCTTTATTTACTTAGTTACCGGTATTGCAGCAAATATTATCACACTACTTATTGAACCACTCACTTATGTTCATCTAGGTTCTAGCGGGGCAATTTTTGGTCTATTTGGCTATTATATTAGTCTAGTCGTTTTTCGAAAAGATATTATTTCGCAAAGTAATGCACAAATTATTACAACCATTGCTGTTCTTAGTTTAATCATGACATTTTTACAACCAAATATAAATATTGTTGCCCATTTATTCGGATTTTTAACGGGTCTAATCATTGGTAGTTTATCTGAGTCAAAGGGAAAGAAGATTATTTCTAGCTATAAAGAGGAATGGTATTATTTAAAACAACAGTTACGGCGCAAGAAAAAACCTGAAGCAAAATCGGTTATTATTTGGATTATTATCTTTGGTCTAGCACTTATTGGCTTTCTTAGTCAGTAG
- a CDS encoding PH domain-containing protein translates to MFEKRRLHPISVVYVILKRLKEIIFPFIGLILLGGKPTDWGLYTILGVSLFLVIILISGFLHWNYFTFYVVGKELRIEYGVFVKKKRYIPFERIQSLDLTEGIFHRPFRLVKVKIETAGGVEAEGELTAISKTVAEDLKRYIVQKKNEQMESEEVMDELEPVQREIYRITNKQLAILASTSGGVGVIISAIVAFFSQFEDLIPYNKIYDHIQQFITSGLALISIMIFLVFVVLWILSLFITLLKYANFTLSKTKDDLIITRGLIEKKQITIPLQRIQAVKITESMLRQPFNLVSVSLISAGGSFNDVEAASVLAVPLLKKKDLPILLNKVVPEYEWIEQLTPPPKRSVWRYIIKNSWIALPVIGALIYFFQGWGMLSLLLLLILPSWGYWNYRSAGYCVSGKQLSLSFRQFHKTTFIMKRNRIQALYYTEGWWQRKGNLASIEGVVLSGAGGATGVVTDLAKEDVEKVYDWYSLR, encoded by the coding sequence ATGTTTGAAAAAAGAAGACTTCATCCTATTTCGGTTGTATATGTGATTTTAAAGCGTTTAAAGGAAATTATTTTTCCTTTTATTGGATTGATTCTCCTTGGTGGAAAGCCTACAGACTGGGGATTATATACGATTTTAGGAGTATCCCTTTTCCTTGTCATCATTTTAATTAGTGGTTTTTTACACTGGAATTATTTTACCTTTTATGTGGTGGGAAAGGAATTACGTATAGAGTATGGGGTATTTGTTAAGAAAAAACGTTATATACCCTTTGAAAGAATTCAAAGTCTTGATTTGACGGAAGGTATTTTTCATCGACCATTTCGCCTAGTGAAAGTGAAGATAGAAACAGCAGGAGGAGTGGAAGCAGAAGGGGAACTTACTGCTATTTCTAAAACCGTTGCAGAAGATTTAAAAAGATATATTGTTCAAAAGAAGAATGAACAAATGGAATCAGAAGAAGTAATGGATGAGCTAGAACCTGTTCAACGAGAAATCTACCGTATTACAAATAAACAATTAGCTATTTTGGCATCCACTTCAGGTGGAGTAGGGGTAATTATCTCAGCCATTGTTGCTTTTTTTTCACAGTTTGAAGATTTAATCCCCTATAATAAAATTTATGACCATATTCAACAGTTCATCACAAGTGGTTTGGCGTTAATTTCTATTATGATCTTTCTTGTGTTTGTAGTTTTATGGATTCTATCATTGTTTATAACACTACTGAAATATGCGAATTTTACATTGTCAAAGACGAAGGATGATTTGATTATTACAAGGGGACTAATCGAGAAAAAGCAAATTACGATTCCGTTACAGCGTATTCAAGCAGTTAAAATAACAGAATCGATGCTGAGACAGCCGTTTAACTTAGTTAGTGTTTCTTTAATTAGTGCTGGAGGCTCGTTTAATGATGTGGAGGCTGCAAGTGTATTGGCAGTTCCATTACTCAAGAAAAAAGACTTACCGATTTTATTAAATAAAGTGGTGCCAGAATATGAATGGATAGAGCAACTTACTCCGCCACCAAAACGATCTGTTTGGAGATATATAATCAAGAATAGCTGGATCGCACTACCTGTAATTGGTGCACTCATCTACTTTTTCCAAGGATGGGGGATGTTATCACTATTACTATTATTGATTTTACCATCGTGGGGGTATTGGAATTATCGCTCGGCGGGTTACTGTGTCTCGGGTAAACAATTATCCTTATCCTTCCGCCAATTCCATAAGACGACTTTCATTATGAAGCGTAATCGTATTCAAGCCCTCTATTACACAGAGGGATGGTGGCAAAGAAAGGGGAATCTGGCCTCTATTGAAGGGGTAGTACTTTCTGGCGCTGGGGGAGCAACTGGTGTGGTTACAGATCTTGCAAAGGAAGATGTGGAGAAAGTATATGACTGGTATTCGCTTAGATAG
- a CDS encoding DEAD/DEAH box helicase has product MVKFQDLGISPATMKSLKRMGFEEATPIQAETIPLSLQNKDLIGQAQTGTGKTTAFGVPLVDKVDVANEVIQGIIIAPTRELAIQVSEELYKIGYGKRTRVLSIFGGQDINRQIRALKKNPHIIVGTPGRILDHINRKTLRLDSVKTVILDEADEMLNMGFIDDIESILSKIPTERQTLLFSATMPAPIRKMAERFMKDPQVVKVKAKEMTVPLIEQYYIETQEKTKFDILTRLLDIQSPELAIIFGRTKRRVDELSEALNLRGYTAEGIHGDLSQAKRMSVLRKFKEGTIDILVATDVAARGLDISGVTHVYNFDIPQDPESYVHRIGRTGRAGKEGVAITFITYRERSYLQVVERTTKRKMEKMIPPTVDQAIEGQQKAVIEKISQIIDENNLDSYRNVADELLEQKDASTIVAAVLKMLTKEPDTTPVKLTEEKPLPSKRDRKPYDKNNDRGGRKNHNPRPRQGYSSNKRQGQSSGGYNKSKSYR; this is encoded by the coding sequence TTGGTAAAGTTTCAAGATTTAGGTATTAGTCCTGCTACAATGAAATCATTAAAAAGAATGGGGTTTGAAGAAGCAACACCTATTCAAGCAGAAACTATTCCGTTAAGTCTTCAAAATAAAGACTTAATTGGTCAAGCACAAACAGGAACAGGAAAAACAACTGCTTTTGGAGTACCATTAGTGGATAAAGTGGATGTAGCAAATGAAGTGATTCAAGGGATTATTATTGCGCCGACAAGAGAGCTTGCGATTCAAGTATCAGAAGAATTATACAAAATCGGATACGGCAAACGTACAAGAGTCTTATCTATTTTCGGCGGTCAGGATATAAATCGCCAGATTCGTGCATTAAAGAAAAACCCTCATATTATTGTTGGTACACCTGGACGTATTTTAGATCATATTAATCGTAAAACACTTCGATTGGATAGTGTTAAAACAGTTATATTGGATGAAGCAGATGAAATGCTAAATATGGGATTCATTGATGATATTGAATCTATCCTTTCAAAAATTCCAACAGAACGACAAACGTTACTATTCTCGGCTACAATGCCAGCACCTATTAGAAAAATGGCGGAGCGCTTCATGAAAGATCCACAAGTAGTAAAAGTGAAAGCGAAAGAAATGACGGTGCCATTAATTGAGCAGTATTATATTGAAACACAGGAGAAAACAAAATTTGATATTCTAACAAGATTATTGGATATTCAGTCTCCTGAGCTTGCAATTATTTTTGGTCGCACAAAACGTCGTGTTGATGAGCTTTCTGAAGCCTTAAATCTTCGTGGGTATACAGCAGAAGGAATTCATGGAGATCTAAGTCAGGCAAAACGTATGTCTGTGCTTCGTAAATTTAAAGAAGGAACCATTGATATACTTGTTGCAACAGATGTAGCTGCACGTGGACTTGATATTTCTGGTGTAACGCATGTATATAATTTCGATATTCCTCAAGATCCAGAAAGCTATGTTCACCGTATTGGTCGTACTGGTCGTGCTGGTAAAGAAGGCGTCGCTATTACCTTCATTACGTATAGAGAAAGATCTTATCTTCAGGTTGTTGAAAGAACAACAAAGAGAAAAATGGAAAAGATGATTCCGCCAACAGTGGATCAAGCAATCGAAGGTCAGCAAAAAGCTGTCATCGAAAAAATTTCGCAAATTATTGATGAAAACAATTTAGATTCTTATCGTAATGTAGCAGATGAATTATTAGAGCAAAAAGATGCTTCGACTATCGTTGCGGCAGTATTAAAAATGCTCACAAAAGAACCGGATACAACACCTGTTAAGTTGACAGAAGAGAAACCATTACCATCAAAACGTGACCGCAAACCATATGATAAAAATAATGATCGTGGTGGTCGTAAAAATCATAATCCGCGCCCACGTCAAGGATATAGCAGTAATAAACGTCAAGGTCAATCAAGTGGTGGGTACAACAAATCTAAATCTTATCGTTAA
- a CDS encoding alpha/beta hydrolase, producing the protein MTACLCIHGFTGSPMEVEPLAEYIQDHTNWECVIPTLPGHGKELRLEGIMFNEWLQHAEESLKDLLKRHEIVYVIGFSMGGLIASYLATKYPVKKLILLSAAAYYINFVQLQKDIRIICADFFRGRMKENEQFTRYMNKIKSTPLAATIQFRKLVQYVKPLLSNIHVPTLIAQGEKDGIVPLKSASYIYNTIRAENKKIIYVEESKHLICHCERRETLFQEIITFLKETS; encoded by the coding sequence ATGACAGCTTGTTTGTGTATACATGGATTTACAGGTTCCCCAATGGAGGTGGAACCACTAGCTGAATATATTCAGGACCATACCAATTGGGAATGTGTAATCCCAACTCTTCCTGGGCATGGGAAGGAATTAAGATTAGAAGGAATTATGTTTAATGAATGGCTCCAGCATGCAGAAGAATCGTTAAAGGATTTATTAAAAAGACATGAAATTGTCTATGTTATTGGTTTTTCGATGGGAGGATTAATAGCAAGCTACTTAGCGACGAAATATCCAGTAAAGAAATTAATCTTACTGAGTGCAGCAGCTTATTATATTAATTTTGTCCAGCTTCAAAAGGATATAAGAATTATTTGTGCTGATTTTTTCCGAGGTCGCATGAAAGAAAATGAGCAATTTACTCGCTATATGAACAAAATAAAAAGTACCCCTCTAGCCGCAACCATCCAGTTCCGAAAACTTGTCCAATATGTAAAACCATTGCTATCCAACATCCACGTCCCAACATTAATTGCCCAAGGGGAGAAAGATGGCATTGTACCATTAAAAAGTGCAAGCTATATATACAATACGATTCGCGCTGAGAATAAAAAGATAATCTATGTCGAGGAATCCAAGCACTTAATTTGTCATTGTGAGAGAAGAGAAACATTATTTCAAGAAATAATAACATTCCTCAAGGAAACCTCATAA
- a CDS encoding LolA family protein, with the protein MNKKIWLLFVGLTVMLLLTACGTKSKEDVLTDLKEKVETKGYKADAEMTLKMGTEPQTYEVEVWHKDPDFYRVNLKNSAKNQSQMILKNEEGVYVLTPALNKSFKFQSEWPENSSQAYLYESLVKDIEEDKEVKFSATDKYYVFETKTRYQNNKMLPTQEITFSKKDLSPVSVKVKDVEGVALVTVKFSNVKFDVSFDKKDFDLQKSMTAAKMVIPVMGEVEDKEFAVKYPEEPLEGVSLVEEKKLATENGNRVILTYDGEKSYTIIQEKAVVAPATAGPIVSKGDPVDLGFTIGEVTDSKVSWTFEGVDYTIASTDLTRDELVTVARSVQGEAIK; encoded by the coding sequence ATGAACAAGAAGATTTGGTTGCTATTTGTAGGGCTAACGGTCATGCTTTTGTTAACTGCCTGTGGAACAAAATCGAAAGAAGATGTTCTGACTGATTTAAAAGAAAAGGTCGAGACCAAGGGGTATAAAGCAGACGCCGAAATGACTCTCAAAATGGGAACAGAGCCGCAAACGTACGAAGTAGAGGTCTGGCATAAGGACCCAGATTTTTATCGAGTAAACTTAAAGAATTCGGCAAAGAATCAGAGTCAAATGATTTTGAAAAATGAAGAAGGCGTATATGTTTTAACTCCAGCTTTAAACAAAAGCTTTAAGTTTCAAAGCGAGTGGCCAGAAAATAGTAGTCAGGCTTATCTTTATGAGTCTTTAGTGAAAGATATTGAAGAAGATAAAGAAGTGAAATTTTCTGCTACAGATAAGTATTATGTATTTGAAACAAAAACGCGCTATCAGAATAACAAAATGCTTCCTACACAGGAAATTACTTTTAGCAAAAAAGATCTATCTCCTGTAAGTGTCAAGGTTAAGGATGTAGAAGGCGTAGCCCTTGTTACAGTTAAATTCTCAAATGTAAAATTTGACGTATCCTTTGATAAGAAGGATTTTGATTTACAAAAAAGCATGACAGCAGCTAAGATGGTTATCCCTGTTATGGGAGAAGTAGAAGATAAAGAATTTGCAGTGAAATATCCGGAAGAACCGCTAGAAGGCGTTAGTTTAGTGGAAGAGAAGAAATTGGCTACGGAAAACGGAAATCGTGTTATTTTAACCTATGATGGGGAAAAGTCCTATACGATTATTCAGGAAAAAGCAGTGGTAGCACCAGCAACAGCGGGGCCAATTGTTAGTAAGGGAGATCCAGTGGATTTAGGCTTTACCATTGGGGAAGTTACAGATTCTAAAGTATCTTGGACGTTCGAAGGCGTCGATTATACCATTGCATCGACTGATTTAACTCGTGATGAACTAGTTACAGTTGCGCGCTCTGTACAAGGAGAAGCGATTAAATAA
- a CDS encoding D-alanine--D-alanine ligase, protein MKKKLGLLYGGKSAEHKVSMQTAMAVIKALDTDKYDIHPIYISESGEWVRGPQLMGPVENVKELAFTAQTQIGSNALSTTLFQANEEASLDVIFPLLHGPNGEDGTVQGLLELLNLPYVGNGVLASSAGMDKVIMKNIFEVAGLNQVNYNSFIRSDWQNDKNAAYDRVEKELGFPCFVKPANLGSSVGISKCTTREELETAFIEAFQFDRKVIVEEGLTAREIEVGVLGNDHPEVSVAGEIVPKKDFYDYKAKYEDGDTALIIPAEVTESEYAAIKADAIKAFKALDCSGLVRADFFLTKEGKVYINEVNTMPGFTPFSMFPLLWKHTGLEYDELINKLVDLAVERHTEKQNIKYTI, encoded by the coding sequence ATGAAAAAGAAACTTGGATTATTATATGGCGGAAAATCTGCTGAACATAAAGTTAGTATGCAAACAGCAATGGCAGTAATTAAAGCGTTAGATACAGATAAATATGATATTCACCCAATTTACATATCTGAGAGTGGGGAATGGGTGCGTGGACCACAATTAATGGGACCAGTTGAAAATGTAAAAGAACTTGCGTTTACAGCTCAAACACAAATCGGCTCCAATGCGCTTTCTACTACTCTTTTCCAAGCAAATGAAGAGGCTTCCTTAGATGTTATTTTTCCATTGCTTCATGGACCAAACGGTGAAGATGGAACTGTACAAGGACTGCTGGAACTTTTAAACCTTCCTTATGTTGGTAATGGTGTTTTGGCATCATCAGCGGGAATGGATAAAGTAATTATGAAGAACATATTTGAAGTAGCTGGTTTAAACCAAGTGAATTATAATTCTTTTATCCGCAGTGACTGGCAAAATGATAAAAACGCGGCATACGATCGTGTGGAAAAGGAACTAGGTTTTCCTTGTTTTGTAAAGCCTGCTAATCTTGGATCAAGTGTAGGAATTAGCAAATGTACGACGAGAGAGGAATTAGAGACTGCGTTTATCGAGGCATTCCAATTTGACCGTAAAGTTATTGTCGAAGAAGGCTTAACAGCGCGAGAAATTGAAGTAGGGGTACTTGGTAATGACCATCCAGAAGTCTCTGTAGCTGGTGAAATTGTCCCGAAAAAAGATTTTTATGATTATAAAGCAAAATATGAGGATGGAGATACAGCTTTAATTATCCCAGCAGAGGTTACAGAATCTGAGTATGCTGCAATTAAAGCAGATGCAATTAAAGCATTTAAAGCACTTGATTGCTCTGGTCTTGTCCGTGCAGATTTCTTCCTAACGAAAGAAGGAAAGGTTTATATTAATGAAGTAAATACAATGCCTGGATTTACACCGTTCAGCATGTTCCCGTTATTATGGAAGCATACGGGCTTAGAATACGATGAGCTCATCAATAAATTAGTGGATCTTGCTGTTGAAAGACATACAGAAAAACAAAATATTAAATATACAATCTAA